A section of the Rhodobacter sp. genome encodes:
- a CDS encoding circularly permuted type 2 ATP-grasp protein produces MPSPLPSPDTPLFAGYRRIPGVADELFDAEGRMRPVWRRFVDRFARLSADEIGARFERGNHYLRDAGVFYRQYSADPLAERDWPLAPVPVILHEDEWQTICDGLAQRADLLERVVADLYGPGRLVAEGHLPAALVAASPHWLRPLVGVVPRGGYFLHYLAFEIGRSPDGSWLVLGDRMQAPSGAGFALENRMATGRIFPERFPRAHIHRLAGFFQDFRTALADLSQDGGAAILTPGPSNDTYYEHTYIARYLGLPLLEGEDLLVENGAAKIRTIEGPHPLGVLWRRIDAQFADPLELDADSRIGTPGLVEAVRQGRLAMVNALGAGVLEMRAMMAFLPRIAQVLTGQPLALPNIATWWCGGPEERAYVQRHAARMLVGPALASDLPFDADGASPGLPDDWSEATAPGYVGQETVALSTTPAWVTAEGQPLAQGRVEPRPMTVRVFAARTARGWRFMPGGYARIGRAGDATALAMQKGGSVADVWIVSDKPVPNLSLRPQPGAVFRRASPAVVPARAADNLFWLGRYVERTEDAIRLIRAYHTRLATTDNPADPLLRRMEAFLPGYGIDPGQPMPDALLARIGAARTCAGKVRDRFSVDGWAALVDLHRTAENTLRAIRPGDDAARGMSVLLRKITGFSGLVQDNMYRFQGWRFLSFGRALERADALATLLIGLAGAGAPEGSLDLAVEVADSTITHRRRYAVETSRDTVVDLLALDGDNPRAILFQLRVLREQAATMPGALENGRLAPLSRALVPLEALVSVLAPEQVTEARLRRLRRDLARISDLLTDAYLR; encoded by the coding sequence ATGCCCAGCCCTCTGCCCAGCCCGGACACGCCCCTGTTCGCCGGCTACCGCCGCATTCCCGGCGTGGCCGACGAATTGTTCGACGCCGAGGGGCGGATGCGCCCGGTCTGGCGGCGCTTCGTGGACCGCTTTGCCCGGCTGTCCGCCGACGAGATCGGCGCGCGGTTCGAACGCGGCAATCACTATCTGCGCGATGCCGGGGTCTTTTACCGTCAGTATTCGGCCGATCCCCTGGCCGAACGGGACTGGCCGCTGGCGCCGGTCCCGGTGATCCTGCACGAGGACGAATGGCAGACCATCTGCGACGGGCTCGCGCAACGCGCGGATCTGCTGGAACGGGTGGTGGCGGATCTCTACGGCCCCGGCCGGCTGGTGGCCGAGGGGCACTTGCCGGCCGCGCTGGTCGCTGCCTCGCCGCACTGGTTGCGCCCGCTGGTCGGCGTGGTGCCGCGGGGAGGCTATTTCCTGCACTACCTGGCGTTCGAGATCGGGCGCTCGCCCGATGGCTCGTGGCTGGTGCTGGGCGACCGCATGCAGGCGCCCTCGGGGGCCGGGTTCGCGCTGGAAAACCGCATGGCGACCGGGCGCATCTTTCCCGAACGCTTTCCGCGCGCGCATATCCACCGGCTGGCCGGGTTCTTTCAGGATTTCCGCACCGCGCTGGCGGACCTGTCGCAAGATGGCGGCGCGGCGATCCTGACGCCGGGCCCCTCGAACGACACCTATTACGAACACACCTATATCGCCCGCTACCTGGGCCTGCCGCTGCTCGAAGGCGAGGATCTGCTGGTCGAGAACGGCGCCGCCAAGATCCGCACCATCGAGGGGCCGCACCCGCTGGGCGTGTTGTGGCGGCGCATCGACGCACAGTTCGCCGACCCGCTGGAGCTGGATGCCGACAGCCGGATCGGCACCCCCGGCCTGGTCGAGGCAGTGCGTCAAGGACGCCTGGCGATGGTCAACGCACTGGGCGCGGGCGTCCTGGAAATGCGCGCGATGATGGCCTTCCTGCCACGGATCGCGCAGGTTCTGACCGGCCAGCCGCTGGCCTTGCCGAACATCGCCACCTGGTGGTGCGGCGGGCCCGAGGAGCGCGCCTATGTGCAACGCCACGCGGCGCGGATGCTGGTCGGTCCCGCGCTGGCGTCGGACCTGCCCTTCGACGCCGACGGGGCCTCGCCGGGCCTGCCCGACGACTGGTCCGAGGCCACGGCGCCCGGCTACGTCGGGCAGGAAACCGTCGCGCTGTCCACGACCCCGGCCTGGGTCACCGCCGAGGGCCAGCCGCTGGCGCAGGGCCGGGTCGAGCCGCGCCCGATGACCGTGCGGGTTTTCGCGGCGCGCACCGCGCGGGGCTGGCGCTTCATGCCCGGCGGGTATGCGCGCATCGGCAGGGCGGGCGATGCGACCGCGCTGGCGATGCAAAAGGGCGGGTCGGTGGCGGATGTGTGGATCGTCTCGGACAAGCCGGTGCCGAACCTGTCCCTGCGCCCGCAGCCCGGCGCCGTCTTTCGCCGTGCCAGTCCGGCCGTCGTGCCCGCGCGCGCGGCCGACAACCTGTTCTGGCTGGGCCGCTACGTCGAACGGACCGAGGATGCGATCCGCCTGATCCGCGCCTATCACACGCGGCTGGCCACGACCGACAACCCCGCCGATCCGCTGCTCAGGCGCATGGAGGCCTTTCTGCCGGGCTACGGCATCGACCCCGGCCAGCCCATGCCCGATGCGCTGCTGGCCCGGATCGGCGCGGCGCGGACCTGCGCGGGCAAGGTGCGCGACCGCTTCTCGGTCGATGGCTGGGCGGCGCTGGTCGATCTGCACCGCACCGCCGAGAACACGCTGCGCGCGATCCGGCCGGGCGACGACGCGGCGCGCGGCATGTCGGTGTTGCTGCGCAAGATCACCGGCTTTTCCGGTCTGGTGCAAGACAACATGTATCGGTTCCAGGGCTGGCGGTTCCTCAGCTTCGGCCGGGCGCTGGAACGCGCCGATGCGCTGGCGACGCTGCTGATCGGGCTGGCGGGCGCGGGCGCCCCCGAAGGGTCGCTGGACCTGGCGGTCGAGGTCGCGGACAGCACCATCACCCACCGCCGCCGCTACGCGGTCGAGACATCGCGCGACACGGTGGTCGATCTGCTGGCGCTGGACGGGGACAATCCGCGCGCGATCCTGTTCCAGTTGCGGGTCCTGCGCGAACAGGCCGCGACCATGCCGGGCGCGCTCGAGAACGGCCGCCTCGCGCCCTTGTCGCGGGCGCTGGTTCCGCTCGAGGCGCTGGTCAGCGTCCTGGCGCCCGAACAGGTGACCGAGGCCCGCCTGCGCCGCCTGCGCCGTGACCTGGCGCGGATCTCGGACCTGTTGACCGACGCCTATCTGCGGTAG
- a CDS encoding SDR family oxidoreductase: protein MDLGLTGRSAIVCGSTRGLGRACAEELLRAGVTVVVNGRSADSVETAAREMRAATGGEAIPLAADLNTEGGRAALLAACPAPDILVNNNGGPPFRDFRALDRAALEQGLAMNMLAPIQLIQAVLDGMAERGFGRIVNITSVTVKMPVAGLDLSSGARAGLTAFLAGIARTVAHRGVTINQILPGYFATERLREGFRASARSTDQPIETVEQAWTDQVPAARLGDPAEFGKTCAFLCSAHSGYITGQNLLIDGGLFRGTF, encoded by the coding sequence ATGGATCTGGGACTGACGGGCCGCTCGGCCATCGTTTGCGGCTCGACCCGGGGGCTGGGGCGCGCCTGCGCAGAGGAACTGCTGCGCGCCGGCGTCACGGTCGTGGTCAACGGCCGCAGCGCCGACAGCGTCGAAACCGCCGCACGCGAGATGCGCGCCGCCACGGGCGGCGAGGCGATCCCGCTGGCCGCCGACCTGAACACCGAGGGCGGCCGCGCCGCCCTGCTGGCCGCATGCCCCGCGCCCGACATCCTGGTCAACAACAACGGTGGCCCGCCGTTTCGCGATTTCCGCGCGCTGGACCGCGCGGCGCTGGAACAGGGGCTGGCGATGAACATGCTGGCCCCGATCCAGTTGATCCAGGCGGTTCTGGACGGCATGGCCGAGCGCGGATTCGGCCGTATCGTCAACATCACCTCGGTCACGGTGAAGATGCCGGTGGCCGGGCTCGACCTGTCCAGCGGCGCGCGCGCCGGGCTTACGGCCTTTCTGGCCGGGATCGCGCGCACGGTCGCGCACCGCGGCGTCACCATCAACCAGATCCTGCCGGGCTATTTCGCCACCGAGCGACTGCGCGAGGGGTTTCGGGCCTCGGCCAGGTCCACGGATCAGCCGATCGAGACCGTCGAGCAGGCCTGGACCGATCAGGTGCCCGCCGCGCGGTTGGGCGACCCGGCCGAATTCGGCAAGACCTGCGCCTTCCTGTGCAGCGCCCATTCGGGCTATATCACCGGACAGAACCTGCTGATCGACGGCGGGCTGTTCCGGGGCACGTTCTGA
- the dctP gene encoding TRAP transporter substrate-binding protein DctP, with protein MTGLKIGALGAALAAGLALSASAQESHNFAVVGTWGGLAPWQDHEGPFWNQTLPQASGGRLTATARPLTELGMDGTTVMRELRSGAFDFAHGVFLYVAADSPVIEGADLVGVTPDLATFHRVMEAYRPVLEGEFQRLFNSHILMLYAWPQTHLICRFPADTPDQVDLSFFEGLKIRSFGASATDFITHSLNAVPVAVAFGEVLPSLERGALDCGATGVLSAYSASWQQGTTTDLQVALGYTASFLAVNNDTWNALTDADRSLIETQVAGLETQMWDATARDDTDGINCLADGPCPRGEPGHLRQMTMSQSGMEQLRASIESGVIGTWAQRCEARSPGCAEAWNATIGPIVGYTATP; from the coding sequence ATGACGGGACTGAAAATCGGTGCGCTGGGCGCGGCATTGGCCGCCGGTCTGGCGCTGAGCGCCTCGGCGCAGGAGAGCCATAACTTTGCGGTGGTTGGCACCTGGGGCGGTCTTGCGCCCTGGCAGGATCACGAAGGGCCGTTCTGGAACCAGACGCTGCCCCAGGCCTCGGGCGGGCGGCTGACCGCCACCGCAAGGCCGCTGACCGAACTGGGCATGGACGGCACCACCGTGATGCGCGAGCTGCGCTCGGGCGCGTTCGATTTCGCGCACGGGGTGTTCCTGTATGTTGCCGCCGACAGCCCGGTGATCGAGGGTGCGGACCTGGTCGGCGTGACGCCGGACCTGGCGACTTTTCACCGCGTGATGGAGGCCTATCGCCCGGTGCTCGAGGGCGAGTTCCAGCGCCTCTTCAATTCGCACATCCTGATGCTCTACGCCTGGCCGCAGACGCATCTGATCTGCCGCTTCCCGGCGGATACGCCCGATCAGGTGGATCTGTCCTTCTTCGAGGGGTTGAAGATCCGCAGCTTCGGCGCCTCGGCGACCGATTTCATCACGCATTCGCTGAACGCGGTCCCGGTCGCCGTGGCCTTTGGCGAGGTGCTGCCCAGCCTGGAACGCGGCGCGCTGGATTGCGGCGCGACGGGCGTGCTGTCGGCCTATAGCGCAAGCTGGCAGCAAGGCACGACCACCGACCTTCAGGTCGCGCTGGGGTATACGGCCTCGTTCCTGGCGGTGAACAACGACACCTGGAACGCCCTTACCGACGCCGACCGCAGCCTGATCGAAACCCAGGTCGCGGGGCTCGAGACCCAGATGTGGGACGCGACCGCGCGCGACGACACCGACGGCATCAACTGCCTGGCCGACGGGCCGTGCCCGCGCGGCGAGCCCGGGCATCTGCGCCAGATGACCATGTCCCAGTCGGGTATGGAACAGTTGCGCGCCAGCATCGAAAGCGGTGTGATCGGCACCTGGGCGCAACGCTGCGAGGCGCGCTCGCCCGGCTGCGCCGAGGCCTGGAACGCCACCATCGGCCCGATCGTCGGCTACACCGCGACGCCCTGA
- a CDS encoding NIPSNAP family protein: MIVEQRIYRFKPGAVPDFMARYEARGLALQKRVLGNLIGYFVTELGPLNETVHLWGYDSLDDRARRRAALMADPDWRAFLAEILPLLETQESRILLPTAFSPIGGAG; encoded by the coding sequence ATGATCGTCGAACAACGGATCTATCGGTTCAAGCCGGGCGCGGTGCCCGATTTCATGGCCCGCTACGAGGCGCGCGGCCTGGCGCTGCAAAAGCGCGTGCTGGGCAATCTCATCGGCTATTTCGTCACCGAACTGGGGCCGCTCAACGAGACCGTGCACCTGTGGGGCTACGACAGCCTCGACGACCGCGCGCGGCGCCGCGCGGCGCTGATGGCGGACCCCGACTGGCGCGCCTTCCTGGCCGAGATCCTGCCGCTTCTGGAAACCCAGGAAAGCCGCATTCTGCTGCCGACCGCCTTTTCCCCCATCGGCGGCGCGGGTTGA
- a CDS encoding transglutaminase family protein: MIYDIALGIDYAYAARSDRSRTLMRLSPPDLPGEQRVLSRSLRIDPAPDECRDWTDFFGNATTAAVWHAPIAGLRLSVSLVVDRLSPAPLADLSPALADLAGVLALDRDLGPDAPHHFRRPSARVPAVPEIARFAHDLARPRATVIDTVRTLGRAIHAEMRFDAAATSVETGPAQAFAQRRGVCQDFAHVMIAALRELGVPAGYVSGFLRTEPPPGQPRLEGADAMHAWVRAWAGPANGWVAFDPTNDRWAGQDHVVVAQGRDYLDVAPVLGALRSAGGQASRHSVDMTPRGA, from the coding sequence ATGATCTACGACATCGCCCTCGGCATCGACTACGCCTATGCCGCGCGCTCGGACCGGTCGCGCACGCTGATGCGCCTGTCGCCGCCGGACCTGCCGGGGGAACAGCGGGTGCTGTCGCGCAGCCTGCGGATCGACCCGGCCCCGGACGAATGCCGCGACTGGACGGATTTCTTTGGCAATGCCACCACCGCGGCGGTCTGGCACGCGCCGATCGCGGGCTTGCGGTTGTCGGTCTCGCTGGTGGTGGATCGGCTCAGTCCGGCGCCCCTGGCGGACCTGTCGCCGGCGCTGGCGGATCTGGCCGGCGTGCTGGCCCTGGACCGCGACCTGGGGCCGGACGCGCCGCACCATTTCCGCCGCCCTTCGGCCCGGGTGCCGGCGGTGCCCGAGATCGCCCGCTTCGCGCACGACCTGGCCCGCCCGCGCGCAACGGTGATCGACACCGTGCGCACGCTGGGCCGGGCGATCCATGCCGAAATGCGCTTTGATGCCGCCGCCACCTCGGTCGAGACGGGCCCCGCGCAGGCCTTTGCACAGCGCCGGGGGGTGTGCCAGGACTTTGCCCATGTGATGATCGCCGCGCTCAGGGAACTGGGGGTGCCGGCGGGCTATGTCTCGGGGTTTCTGCGCACCGAGCCGCCGCCGGGCCAACCCCGGTTGGAGGGGGCGGATGCGATGCACGCCTGGGTGCGCGCCTGGGCCGGGCCGGCCAATGGCTGGGTGGCCTTTGATCCGACCAACGACCGGTGGGCGGGGCAGGACCATGTGGTGGTGGCGCAGGGCCGCGATTATCTGGACGTGGCGCCGGTTCTGGGGGCCTTGCGATCGGCCGGCGGGCAGGCCAGCCGCCACAGCGTGGACATGACCCCGCGGGGCGCGTGA
- a CDS encoding amidohydrolase family protein, whose protein sequence is MTDFIITGGRVIDGTGAPAYAGSVLVEGGRIAATGAEADARASNRPNLRRIDAAGQTVMPGLIDTHCHLAFDDAGSNAEIFHQRRNGLSALIAAYNARKLLRAGVTAMVDPDSTFENMGDVRDAIDAGLFEGPRMSCGAYALITGVGGTAGRLIRDEGVTGYYMVVNSRDEIVREVRRQIKHGADWIKVHVTGIVPRQAHRGEMCVWTLEELKLICDTAHELMTPVMGHCRGAEATRRAAVAGFDFILHATGMDEAALEAVVERKVPIVPALTFQANMVDFGARIGTSPDLIALFEREITESAPTLAAAHKAGVPLLTGSEAGFALVPYGDWHYREMEVFVKYFGLSPLEAIECGTRKSAFGMRMMGEIGAVLPGYKADLIVVNGRVEDDLTLLGDPANITRVMIDGVDKDLSEPPPRKPIPGWRLAQIGGVRLTRDLAFGPPAAPAGLHVEELH, encoded by the coding sequence ATGACGGATTTCATCATCACCGGCGGGCGGGTCATCGACGGCACCGGGGCGCCGGCCTACGCGGGCTCGGTCCTGGTCGAAGGGGGACGCATCGCCGCCACGGGCGCCGAGGCCGACGCCCGGGCCAGCAACCGGCCGAACCTCAGGCGCATCGACGCGGCCGGGCAGACGGTCATGCCGGGGCTCATCGACACGCATTGCCATCTGGCGTTTGACGACGCGGGATCGAACGCCGAGATCTTCCACCAGCGGCGCAACGGCCTGTCGGCGCTGATCGCGGCCTACAACGCGCGCAAGCTGCTGCGCGCGGGTGTGACGGCGATGGTGGACCCGGATTCGACCTTTGAAAACATGGGCGACGTGCGCGACGCCATCGACGCGGGCCTGTTCGAGGGGCCGCGCATGTCCTGCGGCGCCTATGCGCTGATCACGGGCGTCGGCGGCACCGCCGGGCGGCTGATCCGCGACGAGGGGGTGACGGGCTATTACATGGTCGTCAACTCCAGGGACGAGATCGTCCGCGAGGTCCGCCGCCAGATCAAGCATGGCGCCGACTGGATCAAGGTCCACGTCACCGGCATCGTGCCACGTCAGGCGCATCGCGGCGAGATGTGCGTCTGGACGCTCGAGGAACTGAAGCTGATCTGCGACACGGCCCATGAGCTGATGACCCCGGTGATGGGGCATTGCCGGGGCGCCGAGGCGACGCGCCGCGCCGCCGTCGCGGGGTTCGATTTCATCCTGCACGCCACCGGAATGGACGAGGCCGCGCTCGAGGCCGTGGTCGAGCGCAAGGTGCCGATCGTGCCGGCGCTGACCTTTCAGGCGAACATGGTCGATTTCGGCGCCCGGATCGGCACCTCGCCCGACCTGATCGCGCTGTTCGAACGCGAGATCACCGAAAGCGCGCCGACCCTTGCCGCCGCGCACAAGGCGGGCGTGCCCCTGCTGACGGGCTCCGAGGCCGGTTTCGCGCTGGTGCCCTACGGCGATTGGCATTACCGCGAGATGGAAGTCTTCGTGAAATACTTCGGTCTCTCGCCGCTGGAGGCCATCGAATGCGGCACCCGCAAAAGCGCCTTCGGGATGCGGATGATGGGGGAAATCGGCGCGGTCCTGCCCGGATACAAGGCCGACCTGATCGTCGTGAACGGCCGGGTCGAGGACGACCTGACCCTGCTGGGCGATCCGGCGAACATCACCCGGGTGATGATCGACGGCGTGGACAAGGACCTGTCGGAACCGCCCCCGCGCAAGCCGATCCCCGGTTGGCGGCTTGCGCAGATCGGCGGCGTGCGGCTGACGCGCGACCTGGCCTTTGGCCCGCCCGCCGCGCCCGCGGGGCTGCATGTCGAGGAATTGCACTGA
- a CDS encoding amidohydrolase, translating to MNSVSWGEPVAGATEARVIDVHAHVVLAESFGAAGALGPEMGGQDGDAPWFRVGGYRLDGVRYQGSPFMDVAVRLARLDAAGIDYQVLSPNPLTYLHFIDAPRAIAFCRTHNDALAARIAPHGARLAGFAALPMQDIGAAVEELERAVRTLGLLGGYIGTDMPHRLDDPSMDRLYEACVRLNVPLFLHPGPAGIDGPAGDANLKGYDLDVVIGFAAQETLAVARLIYGGVLDRHPALDLCLSHGGGATAFLAGRMAQAMRKRPWSPAHLRHDGAFEERVARLWFDNHLNKDASLALLTDMVGDDRLVFGTNFAGWDAPEDLGAHRPAAKLADNARRLLRLTQEEA from the coding sequence ATGAATTCTGTCTCATGGGGGGAGCCAGTGGCAGGAGCAACCGAAGCGCGCGTGATCGACGTTCACGCGCATGTGGTTCTGGCCGAAAGCTTTGGCGCGGCGGGTGCGCTGGGTCCCGAGATGGGCGGGCAGGACGGGGATGCGCCCTGGTTCCGCGTCGGCGGGTATCGGCTGGATGGCGTGCGCTACCAGGGCAGCCCGTTCATGGATGTCGCGGTGCGCCTGGCCCGCCTGGACGCGGCCGGGATCGACTATCAGGTGCTGTCGCCGAACCCGCTGACGTATCTGCATTTCATCGACGCGCCCAGGGCGATCGCCTTTTGCCGCACGCACAACGACGCGCTGGCGGCACGGATCGCCCCGCATGGCGCGCGCCTGGCGGGCTTTGCGGCGCTGCCGATGCAGGACATTGGCGCCGCGGTCGAGGAACTGGAGCGCGCGGTGCGCACGCTGGGCCTGCTGGGCGGCTACATCGGCACCGACATGCCGCACCGGCTGGACGATCCGTCCATGGACCGGCTGTACGAGGCCTGCGTGCGGCTGAACGTGCCGCTGTTCCTGCATCCGGGCCCGGCGGGAATCGACGGCCCGGCGGGGGATGCGAACCTCAAGGGATACGATCTCGATGTGGTGATCGGCTTCGCCGCGCAGGAAACGCTGGCGGTGGCGCGGCTGATCTACGGCGGGGTGCTGGACCGGCACCCGGCGCTGGATCTCTGCCTCAGCCATGGCGGCGGCGCCACGGCGTTCCTGGCGGGTCGCATGGCGCAGGCGATGCGCAAGCGGCCCTGGTCGCCGGCGCATCTGCGCCATGACGGCGCGTTCGAGGAACGCGTCGCGCGGCTGTGGTTCGACAACCATCTGAACAAGGACGCCTCGCTGGCGCTGTTGACCGACATGGTTGGCGACGACCGGCTGGTGTTCGGCACCAATTTCGCCGGCTGGGACGCGCCCGAGGATCTGGGCGCGCACCGGCCGGCGGCGAAGCTGGCCGATAACGCACGGCGCCTGTTGCGCCTGACGCAGGAGGAAGCATGA
- a CDS encoding MarR family transcriptional regulator, with product MVKADLPLLENRVTFLTHRINARLQQVSHPVISPVGLDLYSSRILFALDQNGPMKVGQLVELMALPQSTLSHQLKRMEKNGLVTRTRSDHDNRTVEVAATDQGIRATRVCTALSDAIAERLNAALEPTEMKALIDGLNRIFDALADMPTLAERCAELVAER from the coding sequence ATGGTGAAGGCCGACCTCCCCTTGCTGGAGAACCGCGTGACGTTCCTGACGCACCGGATCAACGCCCGCCTTCAACAGGTCAGTCACCCGGTGATTTCGCCCGTGGGGCTGGATCTCTACAGTTCGCGCATCCTGTTCGCTCTGGACCAGAACGGCCCGATGAAGGTGGGCCAGCTTGTCGAGCTGATGGCCCTGCCCCAGTCCACGCTGTCGCACCAGTTGAAACGGATGGAGAAGAACGGTCTGGTGACGCGCACCCGGTCGGATCATGACAACCGCACGGTCGAGGTCGCCGCCACCGACCAGGGCATCCGCGCCACCCGCGTCTGCACCGCGCTGAGCGACGCCATCGCGGAACGCCTGAACGCGGCCCTCGAACCGACCGAGATGAAGGCGCTGATCGACGGGCTCAATCGAATCTTCGACGCCCTCGCCGACATGCCGACCCTTGCCGAACGCTGCGCGGAACTGGTCGCGGAACGCTGA
- a CDS encoding TRAP transporter small permease, with translation MQAVYSGLYRVSRFSVWLFGAGYLLIALATTADVLSRNLFGISTPAIYEISEYVFAVATTWGFAYVLFHRAHVRIDVVYQRLGATVRAWLDLASLLALGGFVGVLTWRAWATLDETLLFGSRARTALQTPLWIPQSLWLAGLAFFLLCLVFLAVYVLVLLMGGQVRRVGHIAGIPHVSGTAERDA, from the coding sequence ATGCAGGCGGTCTATTCGGGGCTCTACCGGGTCTCGCGGTTCAGTGTCTGGCTGTTCGGCGCCGGGTATCTGCTGATCGCGCTGGCGACCACGGCGGATGTGCTGAGCCGCAACCTGTTCGGCATCTCGACACCGGCGATCTACGAAATCTCGGAATACGTCTTTGCGGTGGCGACGACCTGGGGCTTTGCCTATGTGTTGTTTCACCGCGCCCATGTGCGGATCGACGTGGTGTATCAACGCCTCGGAGCGACGGTGCGGGCCTGGCTGGACCTGGCATCGTTGCTGGCGCTGGGGGGGTTTGTCGGCGTGCTGACCTGGCGCGCCTGGGCCACGCTGGACGAAACGCTTCTGTTCGGATCGCGCGCGCGCACGGCGTTGCAGACGCCGCTTTGGATCCCGCAATCCCTGTGGCTGGCGGGGCTGGCCTTCTTTCTGCTGTGCCTGGTGTTCCTGGCGGTCTATGTGCTGGTGCTGCTCATGGGCGGGCAGGTGCGGCGGGTGGGCCATATCGCCGGCATTCCGCATGTCTCGGGCACGGCGGAGCGGGACGCATGA